One Deltaproteobacteria bacterium genomic window carries:
- a CDS encoding type IV toxin-antitoxin system AbiEi family antitoxin domain-containing protein, whose protein sequence is MRKPAEFYIAFNRQICHLIAMKWQELLTIARNTPVFSSSLLLAGRGSAGAVRRQLDRWVKSGRLLQLRRGVYAVAPPYQAEAPHPFLVANHLRKPSYVSLQSALSHYGMIPEFVPVTTSVTMSRPEELQTPLGPFLFRHVKKSAFFGYAQTEISRGQPVFLASPEKALLDLLYLTPGSDSPAYIEELRFEPTDHFDWHALQMNAERIGSRKLKRAVKLIARMTGGKNPENLPK, encoded by the coding sequence TTGAGAAAACCGGCAGAATTTTATATTGCATTTAATAGACAAATATGTCATCTTATTGCTATGAAATGGCAAGAGCTCCTGACGATTGCTCGAAACACACCGGTTTTTTCCTCTTCCCTTCTTTTAGCGGGACGCGGTTCCGCCGGCGCTGTGCGGCGGCAACTGGACCGATGGGTCAAATCAGGCCGGCTCCTGCAGCTTCGCCGCGGCGTCTATGCGGTTGCCCCGCCTTACCAGGCCGAGGCTCCCCATCCCTTTCTGGTGGCCAATCACCTGCGCAAGCCGTCGTATGTGAGCCTGCAGTCCGCGCTGTCCCACTATGGCATGATCCCGGAGTTCGTCCCGGTGACGACCAGCGTCACGATGAGCCGCCCGGAAGAATTGCAGACCCCGCTGGGGCCCTTCCTTTTTCGCCATGTGAAAAAATCGGCCTTCTTCGGCTACGCGCAGACTGAGATTTCGCGAGGGCAGCCGGTTTTTCTGGCCTCCCCGGAAAAGGCTTTGTTGGATTTGCTCTATCTCACGCCGGGAAGCGACTCTCCGGCATACATCGAGGAGTTGCGGTTCGAGCCTACCGATCATTTTGACTGGCATGCTCTCCAAATGAATGCCGAGCGGATCGGGAGCCGCAAGCTGAAACGCGCGGTGAAGCTTATTGCGCGCATGACAGGCGGAAAGAACCCTGAGAATCTGCCAAAATGA